One genomic segment of Chitinophaga sancti includes these proteins:
- a CDS encoding DUF5977 domain-containing protein: MILEVAARGKKTFAAVMLALLYIETVLPMNALAAVRSGYPVRAIVPVPDKANKKLMPVVVNNAPHHPAIIQTNSKVLEPKAEGMQPRSEGLQPKPEDIGGPGQPETQAFTSVNGDNLVDLFSGDFSYKVPLMDVGGYPIALGYNSGISMDQEPSWVGLGWNVNPGTITRNMRGLPDEFNGADSVRKVQYMKETESWGVNLGAGYELFGTPSDQARSASDASSIGTLDFGIAFTYNNYRGYGIESSISPGLNAGSKTFPGLSGGLSLTNSSTDGLTSGVSLFYQQGVKEASQTNTGAAATASVSGSYNTRAGLKDLQFSVGDRLYRTTGKNNPTKGTSGAFQSSISFARQAYTPQITFPYTSTAFSFTAKVGSVAISYHPYIRAAYNHAKQEIAGADTALILPAFGYLNYQNANGKPSSLLDYNIEKEMPYREKPAIPTIGIPAYTYDVFAISGEGTGGMFRAYRGDIGYVYDHQMKTKDGSISGSIDLGFGQTFHWGADFNLTRANSENGPWTALNAMAAVAPFKNSNGLYEASYFRNPGETTVNDKSWQNALGGDDVVVTRLYQSSKSDPDIYAKNLLDKYRNDSLKETVTVTSRSSSRAVRDKRTQVISYLTAEEASTAGLSKYIDNYGENKFPLQSCDMTYPSDLDSQGLRGDYYSGQGFERFLFSKTDKIVNYGSTIEFQASEPTGAPKVNTNFSVRWTGRLKTDVTGRYVFSTRTDDGIRLYLNDSLIIKNWTGKPADYEDTAVVNLVAGENYKLVMEYFQKKEKAIARLQWRFAGQATQAIPTPNLYLESTKTSFPTSDGAIVREKRVNTFRKKNHISEIDVLNADGRRYIYGVPVYNFLQKDVTFSVDANKGDKASGLVGYVPNVDNAVGNPNGNDNYFSKEEMPAYPHSFLLSAILSPDYVDLTGDGITPDDPGDAIRFNYTKIADKNNPEKWRIPYNNKANYNQGLQTDNRDDKGSYLYGEKELWYLNSIESKNMMAIFWVSNREDLPGMDENGNVQAVGQHKKLDSIKLYSKSDYLSYGNNALAIKTVHFRYSYSLCKGVNPNNANGKLTLDSLWFTYNGNQRKDKNAYVFKYNSNNPAYQTNYYDRWGNYKNPSQNPGALNNAEYPYALQDSTQAATNAAAWTLDQIKLPSGATMKVDYESDDYAFVQNRRAAQLFRIAGFSAGIPGSQSSLKNELYSLTNEPTYVGINVPKPVSSNQELYSRYLEGMDTLFFKVFVKMPTDKFGSGSEYVNCYATIEPGNYGYYNNGFSIWLKLQTVNKAGEVVSGGYNPVAKAAMQFLRLNLPSKAYPGSQTGDNLTPLDGAKMLLSQVTNLTEMLTGFDTDARIKGWAKSFDTSRSFIRLANPYLKKYGGGLRVKRVSIFDNWNAMTKQKEAVYGQEYIYTTTRSIRGVGDSVTISSGVATWEPSIGSEENPWRLPMQYKEQAAVLAPVSSGYVERPLGESFFPAPAVGYSKVRVRSINTKNKRSANGYAETRFYTSYDFPTLTDKTPIGDNKKRFKPTLANLLKIDAKHYMGVSQGFKVELNDMKGKIKSQAVYGEADPDHEISYTENYYHVDDQSATFKHLNNTVKVINDTGFIDASASVGKDVELMMSMRQQRSVTNAYNLNINSDGWLVGAFFAIIPSLLNIAQREETIFRVLGTTKIVNRHGLLDSVVVKDKGSRVVSRNLVYDGETGDVVLTSSQNEFNDPVYHFSVPAGWAYDGMSGAYKNIGATADNVTIREGKIVSGLPDTTIVKYFAAGDEILVYTRQKTGGTDCDPEIATWPALSRLYAVDANAISGGTPDLYFVTKDGAPFTGNKVTMKVTRSGRRNIAAVAGEITMLNNPIVGDTALVINANAGVLNATATEFSQFWKVADKKKKDSVTSCITQSYALYSKDSCGVHVYGNDSTGAWYKAQCATGRVSNYVYYHIDRDMYSSTVSQQAANDSAKKALDSLGPVYASRFSPCLYPNAAMSRNYVRNNCPSGTVPDTTTYTVAYDTYRETTQAQADADAAADTAANGQAYANAHGNCLTCNFFVNKKPDSEDMPSFQMIARNNQTGVSYTLGGGEQVTQFPICKAIPEGSYTVYMSAMEQCYAFTKDSVQHTLTSGTTDSSFTTTTPINIAVSRNGRIYNNAFSLYATKQGCDSGYVGSTVSKQIAANLAYSYVSQLDAQDKAGASSLSALQATANAQGICLDATHLVMRTKANSTSTYSSITYQTEGGTATTKIFDDVQLTIPLSQAMWTITLKTMSGTSNVSINGGATETFDSNGKTWHITGPPITIEIWNP; encoded by the coding sequence ATGATTCTGGAAGTAGCTGCAAGGGGGAAAAAGACATTTGCTGCAGTCATGCTGGCCCTGCTGTACATTGAGACAGTACTGCCAATGAATGCACTGGCGGCGGTAAGAAGTGGGTACCCTGTCAGAGCCATTGTCCCTGTTCCCGACAAGGCCAATAAGAAGTTAATGCCGGTGGTCGTTAATAATGCCCCACACCACCCGGCGATCATTCAGACAAATTCAAAAGTCCTTGAACCGAAGGCAGAAGGAATGCAACCACGTTCAGAAGGTTTGCAACCTAAACCTGAAGATATCGGCGGTCCCGGCCAACCTGAAACCCAGGCATTCACCTCTGTGAATGGAGATAATTTAGTAGATCTCTTTTCCGGCGATTTCTCCTACAAGGTGCCTTTGATGGATGTAGGCGGTTACCCGATAGCACTGGGATATAACAGTGGCATCTCCATGGACCAGGAACCAAGTTGGGTTGGATTGGGCTGGAACGTCAATCCAGGTACTATCACACGTAACATGCGTGGATTACCGGATGAATTTAACGGTGCCGATAGTGTTCGAAAAGTACAATATATGAAGGAAACAGAATCCTGGGGTGTAAACCTGGGAGCAGGGTATGAATTATTTGGAACACCTAGTGATCAAGCCAGGTCAGCCAGTGACGCTTCATCTATTGGAACTTTGGATTTCGGCATAGCCTTTACTTATAACAACTATAGGGGATATGGAATAGAATCTTCTATTTCCCCCGGATTGAACGCGGGTTCAAAGACATTCCCCGGACTGTCAGGGGGATTATCCCTGACGAATAGCTCTACAGATGGTCTTACATCAGGGGTATCTCTGTTCTATCAGCAAGGTGTAAAAGAGGCAAGCCAAACGAATACCGGTGCTGCTGCGACAGCCTCCGTATCTGGGTCTTATAATACCCGTGCAGGGTTAAAAGACCTGCAATTTTCCGTAGGAGACAGGTTATACCGCACAACCGGTAAAAATAATCCTACTAAAGGTACCAGTGGCGCTTTTCAGTCAAGTATATCTTTTGCCCGTCAGGCATACACCCCACAAATTACTTTCCCTTATACAAGTACTGCCTTTAGTTTTACCGCAAAGGTGGGTTCTGTAGCAATATCATATCACCCATATATCCGTGCAGCCTATAACCATGCTAAGCAGGAAATTGCAGGTGCAGATACTGCCCTTATATTGCCCGCATTCGGTTACCTGAACTATCAGAATGCTAATGGTAAACCCAGCTCACTCCTGGATTATAACATCGAAAAGGAAATGCCTTATCGTGAAAAGCCGGCAATTCCGACCATTGGTATTCCAGCTTACACATATGATGTATTTGCCATTTCCGGGGAGGGCACAGGTGGAATGTTCCGCGCATATAGAGGTGATATCGGTTATGTGTATGATCACCAGATGAAAACAAAGGATGGGTCCATCAGTGGTAGCATCGATCTTGGTTTTGGACAAACATTCCACTGGGGAGCCGATTTTAACCTTACACGTGCCAACTCTGAAAATGGTCCATGGACGGCGTTGAATGCGATGGCAGCCGTTGCCCCATTTAAAAATTCAAACGGATTATACGAAGCTTCTTATTTCAGAAACCCGGGTGAAACTACAGTAAACGATAAGAGCTGGCAGAATGCATTAGGTGGGGATGATGTAGTCGTGACCAGATTATACCAATCCAGCAAAAGTGATCCTGATATTTACGCAAAAAATCTGCTGGATAAATACAGGAACGATTCTCTGAAAGAAACAGTTACTGTAACCAGCCGTTCTTCCAGTAGAGCAGTACGTGATAAACGTACACAGGTTATTTCTTACCTGACAGCCGAAGAAGCCAGTACTGCAGGATTATCTAAATATATTGATAACTACGGTGAAAACAAGTTCCCGCTGCAGAGTTGCGATATGACCTATCCTTCTGATCTTGATTCACAGGGATTGAGAGGAGACTACTACAGCGGACAAGGTTTTGAACGTTTTTTATTCTCCAAAACTGATAAGATTGTCAACTATGGTTCAACCATCGAGTTTCAGGCGTCAGAACCTACAGGAGCACCTAAAGTAAATACTAATTTCTCTGTTCGCTGGACCGGCAGATTGAAAACAGATGTCACAGGCAGATATGTGTTTTCTACCAGGACTGATGATGGGATTCGCTTATACCTCAATGACTCTCTCATCATTAAGAACTGGACAGGTAAACCTGCTGACTATGAAGATACCGCTGTAGTAAACCTGGTAGCAGGGGAAAACTACAAGTTAGTAATGGAATATTTCCAGAAGAAGGAGAAAGCAATTGCCAGATTGCAATGGAGATTTGCTGGCCAGGCTACACAGGCTATTCCAACGCCGAATTTATACCTGGAATCGACGAAGACTTCTTTCCCAACCAGTGATGGTGCCATAGTAAGAGAAAAACGTGTAAATACTTTCCGCAAGAAAAATCATATCTCCGAAATAGATGTGCTAAATGCAGATGGCCGCCGTTATATATATGGTGTACCTGTATACAATTTCCTGCAAAAGGACGTCACTTTTTCTGTAGATGCAAACAAAGGGGATAAGGCATCTGGTTTGGTAGGTTATGTACCTAATGTAGATAATGCAGTCGGCAATCCGAATGGTAATGATAATTACTTCAGTAAGGAAGAAATGCCTGCTTATCCACATAGCTTCCTGCTATCAGCGATCCTCTCACCTGATTATGTCGACCTTACCGGAGATGGCATTACACCTGATGACCCGGGAGATGCCATTCGCTTTAACTATACGAAAATAGCCGATAAGAATAACCCTGAAAAATGGCGTATACCTTATAATAATAAAGCAAATTATAACCAGGGTTTACAAACAGATAACAGGGATGATAAGGGTAGCTATTTATATGGTGAGAAAGAATTGTGGTATCTGAACTCTATTGAGTCCAAGAATATGATGGCTATTTTTTGGGTGTCTAATCGCGAAGACCTGCCGGGTATGGATGAGAATGGAAATGTGCAGGCAGTTGGTCAGCATAAGAAATTAGATTCTATCAAGTTATATTCTAAATCAGATTACCTGAGCTATGGCAACAATGCATTAGCTATCAAAACGGTACACTTCAGGTATAGTTATTCCCTTTGTAAAGGCGTGAACCCCAATAATGCCAATGGGAAACTAACACTTGATAGTTTATGGTTTACCTATAATGGTAATCAGCGAAAGGATAAAAATGCTTATGTATTTAAGTATAATTCCAATAATCCGGCCTATCAGACTAACTATTACGATCGCTGGGGGAACTATAAAAATCCTTCCCAGAATCCCGGGGCACTCAATAATGCAGAATATCCGTATGCACTGCAGGACAGTACACAGGCTGCTACAAATGCTGCTGCGTGGACACTGGATCAGATCAAGCTTCCTTCTGGTGCAACAATGAAAGTTGATTACGAAAGTGACGATTATGCATTTGTTCAGAACAGGCGTGCCGCTCAGTTATTCCGGATTGCAGGTTTCAGTGCTGGTATACCAGGCTCCCAGAGCAGTCTGAAAAATGAATTGTATAGTCTTACCAATGAACCTACATATGTAGGAATCAACGTTCCCAAACCAGTGAGCAGTAATCAGGAACTATATAGCCGCTACCTGGAAGGAATGGATACATTGTTCTTTAAGGTATTTGTAAAAATGCCTACCGATAAATTTGGTAGTGGTAGTGAATACGTAAACTGTTATGCTACGATAGAGCCAGGTAATTATGGCTATTATAATAATGGGTTCTCCATTTGGTTGAAGCTGCAAACAGTCAACAAAGCAGGGGAAGTAGTGTCTGGTGGTTATAATCCGGTAGCAAAAGCCGCTATGCAGTTCCTTCGTCTGAACCTCCCATCCAAAGCATATCCTGGCTCTCAGACAGGTGATAACCTGACGCCATTGGATGGGGCCAAAATGTTACTGTCACAGGTGACTAATCTCACAGAGATGCTCACAGGTTTTGATACAGATGCAAGAATAAAAGGTTGGGCGAAATCTTTTGATACTTCCAGATCCTTTATTCGCCTGGCTAACCCGTATCTGAAGAAATATGGAGGTGGCCTGCGTGTAAAGAGAGTCTCCATCTTTGACAACTGGAATGCGATGACCAAACAAAAAGAGGCAGTGTATGGACAGGAATATATCTATACAACTACCCGGTCTATTAGGGGAGTTGGCGATTCAGTGACTATCAGTAGTGGTGTAGCCACCTGGGAGCCTTCAATTGGTAGTGAGGAAAACCCATGGCGCTTACCTATGCAATACAAGGAACAGGCGGCAGTATTAGCGCCTGTGAGCAGCGGATATGTAGAAAGGCCACTGGGCGAATCTTTTTTCCCTGCTCCTGCTGTAGGTTATAGTAAAGTAAGAGTACGGTCTATCAACACCAAAAATAAACGTTCAGCTAATGGGTATGCGGAAACCCGTTTCTATACCAGTTACGATTTCCCGACTCTCACAGATAAGACGCCAATAGGAGATAATAAGAAGAGGTTTAAGCCAACATTGGCCAACTTATTGAAAATTGATGCCAAGCACTATATGGGTGTCAGTCAGGGTTTCAAAGTTGAGTTGAATGACATGAAGGGTAAGATAAAATCTCAGGCAGTGTATGGTGAAGCTGACCCTGATCACGAAATTTCCTACACTGAGAATTATTATCATGTAGATGATCAGTCAGCAACTTTCAAGCATTTAAATAATACCGTAAAGGTCATTAATGATACGGGTTTTATTGATGCTTCTGCATCTGTAGGTAAAGATGTGGAGCTCATGATGAGTATGCGTCAGCAACGTTCAGTTACCAATGCCTACAATTTGAATATTAACTCCGACGGCTGGTTGGTAGGAGCTTTCTTTGCTATAATACCGAGCTTACTCAATATCGCTCAACGGGAAGAAACGATCTTCCGTGTACTCGGTACCACAAAAATAGTGAACCGACATGGCCTGCTGGATAGTGTGGTTGTAAAAGACAAGGGAAGCCGGGTCGTAAGCCGCAATCTTGTTTATGATGGCGAAACGGGTGATGTGGTATTGACAAGTTCACAAAATGAATTTAATGATCCGGTATATCATTTTTCAGTTCCTGCGGGTTGGGCGTATGATGGTATGAGTGGCGCCTATAAGAATATTGGTGCTACCGCCGATAACGTAACTATCCGCGAGGGTAAAATCGTATCCGGGTTACCTGATACAACTATTGTCAAATATTTTGCAGCAGGTGATGAGATCCTGGTATATACCCGTCAAAAGACAGGTGGTACGGATTGTGATCCTGAAATCGCAACATGGCCCGCTTTAAGCAGACTCTATGCTGTTGATGCAAATGCGATAAGCGGTGGTACGCCGGATCTTTACTTTGTAACGAAGGATGGAGCACCATTTACCGGCAACAAAGTAACGATGAAAGTGACCCGTTCCGGCAGAAGGAATATCGCTGCAGTAGCAGGAGAAATAACGATGCTGAATAATCCAATCGTTGGTGATACTGCATTGGTCATTAATGCTAACGCTGGTGTGTTAAATGCAACTGCTACGGAATTCAGTCAGTTCTGGAAAGTGGCGGATAAAAAGAAAAAGGACTCAGTTACAAGTTGTATAACGCAATCTTATGCATTGTATAGTAAGGATTCCTGTGGCGTACATGTATACGGTAACGATAGTACCGGCGCGTGGTACAAGGCACAGTGTGCCACTGGTAGAGTGTCCAATTATGTATACTATCATATCGACCGTGATATGTATTCTTCTACCGTTAGTCAGCAGGCTGCAAATGATTCTGCAAAGAAAGCACTGGATTCTCTTGGCCCTGTGTATGCTTCCAGGTTTAGTCCATGTTTGTATCCGAATGCCGCTATGAGCAGAAACTATGTGAGGAATAATTGTCCTTCAGGTACAGTACCGGATACAACCACTTATACAGTGGCGTATGATACGTATCGTGAAACTACCCAGGCGCAGGCTGATGCAGATGCTGCAGCTGATACGGCCGCGAATGGACAGGCTTATGCAAATGCACATGGAAACTGCCTGACTTGTAACTTCTTTGTAAATAAGAAGCCGGATTCTGAGGATATGCCATCATTCCAGATGATTGCTAGAAACAATCAAACAGGTGTGTCTTATACTTTAGGTGGTGGTGAACAGGTGACACAGTTCCCAATATGTAAGGCAATTCCTGAGGGATCTTACACC